Genomic DNA from Methanosarcina sp. MTP4:
TAAGGCTTTGTCCCGAGCACATCCTCTACATAAGCCCGCAAAATCTCCGCAACACTCCAGGCCTGGGCAGGACAACCTCCAGGAGAGTAGGGGTAGTCGCCGTCGAGGACTTCGGAGATACTGCCTATGCCTGCTTCTTCGAGCTGTTTGTCAAAGCCCAGGAGGAGGGAGCGCATGTCTTCCAGGCTTTCTTTTGAATTATTGTGGACTTTCCGGTAGGCTTTGACGTAGGCGCCAAGGATCCAGGGCCAGACTGTGCCATTGTGGTAGGCGCGGTCCCGAGTTTTGGGGTCCCCCCGGTAGTGGCCGGTATAGTGGGGGTGGTCCCTTGAAAGGGTGCGGAGGCCGAAAGGTGTGAGCAGGTCCTGCTCGACCCGGTCCACAATGGCTTTTTCTTTGTAAGGAGTAAGCATGGTGTGGGGGAGGGCGACTGCAAGGATCTGGTTGGGGCGGATGGCGGGGTCTTTTAGAGGGTTTCCGGCTTCGTCGGTGGTATCCGTGGAGACGGTATCGAAGAGGCAATTATATTCGGAGTTCCAGAAAAGGGCTTCAAAGTTCGAAGCTGCTCCTTCTGCAAGAGACTCATAGTTTGCGGTGTCCATGTCCAGCAATTCCCCGAGTTCGGAGGTGATTTTCAGGGCATTGTACCAGAGGGCATTGATCTCACATGCTTTGCCTGCTCTCGAAGTCACTGCACGGGAATCTACTTTCGCATCCATCCAGGTTAGCTGTGGGCCCTGCCTTATGAGAAAATCAGAGTCCATCCCGATCCCGAAGTCCGTGCCCTGGCTGTAGTGCCTGATAATATCTTCCATGGTGTTCCAGACATCCGAGAGAAAAACGAGGTCCTTGGTATATGCAAAGTAACGGCCCAGAGCCTGAATGAACCAAAGGGAGGCATCAACGGTATTGTAAACAGGAGCTCCGCCGAGAGCCGGGAAACTATTAGGTATCAGTCCCCTGCGGCAGTTCCGGGAAAAGTTTGCAAGAATGGAACGCGCATCTTCAAAGCGGCGGGGCACCAGAGTCAGACCCGGAAGAGCGATCATGGCATCCCTACCCCAGTCTGAAAACCAGGGATAACCGGCAATAACGGATTTTTCGCCAGTGGTAGGGTGCTTTACGATAAAAGGGTCCGTGGCCCTTAGAAGCTTGAGGGCAAAAGGTTCCGAAAGCATCGAATTGTAGGCAAGGAGATTTTGCCGGTAGACTGCGCGGGTGTAGAGTTCGTCGGCATCTTCAAGAGAAAGGGACGAAATATCTTCCATAGAAGAGGCAACAAAAAAGCGGGAAGTCCCCTTCTTGACTCCGATTTCAAAAAAACCGGGGTTGAAATTATCTTCCTGAAAAGCCAGTCCTCTTTTCAATTCCGCCCCGTATTCGAAATTATAGTACCACCGGGGGTCAGGGTGGTATTCCAGGTTGGATTTTATCCGGAATACAAAACCGTTTGAGCTTTCAAGTCGCAACCCGTTTGTCTCAATTTCTTGAAAAAAGTCGAGGTCACCGGAACGAGTTGTAGCGTGGAAGCTCCTGGCATTTACAAGAGGATAGATCCTCAGCCGGGCCTCTTCCCTTCCGCACTTTATTTCGTAAAGCACTACAGTTGTGTTTTTGCCGTAGACCATGAACACCTTTTTTTTAACCGTAAAGTCCCCGACCCGGTATACCCAGACAGGAAAAGGGGTGAGGGAAAATTTATCAAGGTAGGAAAAGCCCTCGGGATGGACGGTACCCGGATACTTATGGACTGCCAGGCTAAAGACCTCTTCCCCGCAAGAAAGTTCCTCGTCAAGGGAGGAAAGCAGGAGGAACCTGCCTGAAGCCCCCTTGGGAGCTGCAACCAGTAGCCCGTGGTAGGTCCTTGAAGCGGCACCTATGACAGTGGACGAGGCATATCCACCAAGCCCGTTCCCTACGAGCCATTCCTTTTCGATGCCCGCTTCATAAGATGAAAACGAATCTGCCCCAAGCCAGATCCCACTCATACTTACCTGATTAGACACTGATTTAATATATAGCTGCACCATAACTAGTTAATTAAAATGTGAAAGTTGGCAGAGAAGGACAGCCGGAATCTGGATTAGACCCAAAATTATTATATTTCAATAGTAAACATAAACTATTTTAGCTGTATAAGATATAAGCGAATGAGAATCATGAAGCAAGACCTGTTAGAAATCCTTGTGGATATTTTCAAATCATCCGGATACAGTGTTACAATATCCAACCCTTGTGATATCCTGGTGGAGAAAAACGGGCACAAGGCATTTGTCCGGTGTACACTGCAGCCTGACTACAGGGAAATAAAGGCTTTTTCCGATGAAATCGACAACAGCACAGGGATCTATGTTATAACCCAGAAAACCACGGGAGAACTTAACGACTACGCGGCCGAACTCGGGGTCTATGTCTGGGACAGGGACGAACTTGCCCTCCAGATAGGGAGAGCTGTCCTGGCAAACATGGAGAGGAAGGAAACCATCCCTCTGCAGGACTCCGAAACCCCGGAAAAAGTAGAGGAAAAGGTCCCGGCGCACTTCAACGAGGTCCCTGGAGATCTAACTATGGATAGCGGAGAAGCGGAGAATGAAAGTCCGATACTGAGAACTGACTTTAGCAACGGACTTATCCCGCTCCAGGAGATGCAGGCTGAAGGGGAAAAAACTTATTTTGTACCGGGGTCAGCCCCAAAAACTCCGGAGGAAAGGAACCCTTCAAAAAAGCATGAGCACATTGAAGTCCCTAAAGTCGATTCCTACGATATCCTGAATATAAAATCGGTCGAACCCGGGATTTCCAAAGAACAGGCCATCATAATCGCAAAACCATATTTAAGCAACCCGAAAGATGCCATCCTGAAGTTTGTGCCTTTCTGGAAATACTCTTATAACGTAGAATCGGAGAAACGCTTCAGATCCAAGGTCCTGAGTATCACCGGAGAAGGAAAAGGTTTCCTCAACGCCCTGAACAAGACAAAAGAAGACATAGAGCTTGAAGGCCTCGAATCCCCGACCCGGATCCCGGCAGTGGTCTACGAAGTAAAAAGGACAAACGTCAATAAACAACAGGCAGAAAAACTGCTTCTGGACGAAATCATCGAAGAAAACACCCGGGAAATGCGCTTCAACAACACCGAAGGGCAGGCAATCGTCTATGAGCAGAGAAGCGTCAAACCAAAACATGAAGACATCGAACTTGAATTAGAGCTCGTGTATATTCCGGTCTGGGAAGTAAAAGGGAAACGAAATTCCCTGGAAATCAACGCTTACAACGCCGAGGTGCTGGAAGCACCCGTGGATGAAGATGCGGAATTTGTGTAAAGGAAGCGCCCGTGAAGCAAACAGTATTATGAGTAGAAAATTATATAAAATAGTAAATATAATTATACGTACATGGGACCCCCGGATTCTTGAAGCAAAAATCCGGACCATGCCCTGTACGGACTTTCTTCGAAAGCCAGACTCTTTTGAATAAAAAAGAGATATAACCTCGCACAAGCGTTATAATGTATTAAATGCAAGGTTATATAACGTTTCGAAGTTAGGGTATATAACGCTTAGAAGTTACCTATAACCTGTAACAGATGGCATCTTATATTGGAAAAATCAAACTTAGAATAAATTGATATTTTTGAAAAATACAGAAGAGGTATATAGAATGATCGAAGTAACAGACCGAGCAGCCGCCGAACTTAAAGAACTGCTTGACCAGGAAAACAAGCCAGACATTGCTCTCAGGATTTTCGTTGCCGGAATAGCCTGCAGCGGCCCACAGTACGGACTCGCCCTTGACGAAGAAATAAAGGAAGACGACGTAACAATGGAAAGCAATGGTATCAAGCTTGTTATGGCAAAGGACATCCAGAAAAACTTCCCCGATGGCAGCATCGATTTTGTCGAGGATGAAAACGGCAAGGGATTCCTGATCCGGAACCCGAACGCCGGTGGATGCGGAACCTGCGGCGGATGCCACTAAATAGCAACATCAAACTGCAGATAAAAGCATCTTATTGAAGAAGAACGCGGAAACTTAAAAAAAAGGAGAAGGGGATCTTATGTTTCCAGGCATGGGAGGCCGGGGTATGAACCCGGCTAAAATGAAACAGATGATGAAACAGATGGGGATAAACACAAGGGAACTCAACGACGTTGAAGAAATAATTATAAAAACCGCAGACTCCAATATAATTATTGAAAACGCAAACGTCACCATCATGACGGTTCAGGGTTCGGACACCTATCAAATCGTCGGTGACGCAAGGGAAGTTCCCAAAGAACTGGATATCCCCGAAGACGACATCAAACTTGTAATGGAGCAGACAGGCGTCTCCGAAGAAGAAGCCCGTGAAGCCCTCAAAAACTCAACCGGAGATCTGGCAGAAGCCATCGTGGCACTCTCTTCTGCCTGATTTCCTTTAATTTTAGAGATTACTGGATTTAATAGTAGAGGCGGCTGAATTTAATTTTGTAGAGTATTAAACAACCCTTTTCTGGATTTTGGAATATTTCCCTTTTTTGGAATTATTAATTATCCAGCTCATTCTGGAACTTTTCTGAAACTCAATCCGACAGCCAGTGCCAACTGTACAAAATATACAATTTTGAAATTATTAATTATCCAGCCCATTCCGGAACTGTTCTGAAACCCAATCCGACAGCCAGCACCAAATGTACAAGATTTACAAATTAGGGTCGAATCAGACTATAAGGCAGAATTCAACTATTCTGAAATAAAACTCCATATGAATGATATCCCGAATAAACACTTTGATGATTTTTATACAAAAATGCTCTTCTCAACACATCAACCCCCAATCTCAGTTAATATAAAAAAGATATGTTTTTAAAAGAATAAGTTATTAATTCTACATTAATGGGCACGGTGTGACATGATTTTACATAGTATGGCATCGTAGAACATAACATAACACCCATTATTATAAAAAAGATAATATTTGAACCGTTGGACACGATCCGGAGAAAAATCATTTGACACTACAGATCACTAATGTTATGCTAACATCCCTAACTAAAAAAAGGAACTGAATGGATGAAAGAATGCAGCATTCAGGAGAAAAAAAGATGTCAGAAATAAAAACTGATGAGCGAGAGCAGCTTGCGAGCCGGATCGGCTTTTTATTAATCTCGGCCGGATGCGCAATAGGGCTCGGGAACGTCTGGCGCTTCCCCTTCATTACCGGAAAATACGGGGGAGCTGCTTTCGTTCTGGTATACCTTGTATTCCTGTTATTGCTCGGGCTGCCTATCATGATAATGGAGTTTTCCATCGGAAGGGCAGGCCGTAAAAACATTGCAGGTGCAATCAGAGCCCTGGAACCCTCGAAAAGCAAATGGCATATAGTGGGCTATCTAGGAATCCTTGGAAACATTATCCTCATGATGTTCTATACCACAGTAGCAGGCTGGGGTTTTGCCTATTTATATAGGGAAGCTACGGGAGCTTTCAACGGACTGGAACCGGCAGAAATAGGATCCATGTTCGGGGCATTCCTTGGCAGCACTGGAGAACTTATATTCTGGATGGCAATTGTGGTCGTCATGGGCTTTTTCATATGCTCCCTGGGACTTCAGAAAGGAGTAGAAAAAGCAGGAAAAGTAATGATGTCCGGCATGTTCATCATGCTTCTCATTCTGGTAGCCAAATCCGTTACCCTTCCTGGAGCCTCGGCAGGCCTTGCCTTCTACCTGAAGCCGGACTTTTCAAGCCTTAGCGGGGAAGCTATTTACGCCGCCATGGGACAGGCCTTCTTCACCCTGAGTCTGGGGATAGGAAGCATGGCTATTTTCGGGAGCTACATAGGTAAAGAACGTTCCCTGACAGGAGAGTCCCTGCACGTAATGGCGCTTGACACGATAGTTGCCCTGCTTGCAGGCATGGTAATTTTTCCCGCGGCCTTCGCTTTCGGAGTGGACGTAGGAACAGGACCCGGGTTGGTCTTCGTTACCCTTCCAAACATCTTTAACCAGATGCTCGGAGGCCAGATATGGGGAACTCTCTTCTTCCTGTTCCTGACCTTTGCAGCCATGACAACCGTGATTGCCGTCTTTGAAAACATCATGGCCTTCACAATTGACGAATGGGGATGGACCCGAAAGAAAGCCGCCCTCATAAACGGGATTGGAATCTTCATTCTCTCTTTGCCCTGTGCTCTCGGTTTTGGGCCCTGGAGCAGCTTTGCCCCTCTGGGAGAAGGTACGGTTGTGCTGGATCTCGAAGATTTTATCCTGAGTAACAACCTCTTGCCCCTGGGAGCCCTGGTCTTTGTGCTCTTCTGTACCAACGGCTTTGGCTGGGGCTGGAGCAACTTCATAAAGGAAGCTGACACCGGGGAAGGGATCAAGTTCCCTAAATGGATCAAACCATATGTGACATATGTCCTCCCCCTGATCATCCTGATAGTCTTTGTCATGGGCTGGAAAGACGTCATTTTGAAGCTTCTCGCATGAAAAACTGAAAAAAAGAAGGAGGCTTCGGGTAATCAGACCTGAAGCCAGCACTTTTCTATTTTTGGCGATCCTGGTTTTTTGTGGAGTTACCAGTTTGTTCTTTTCCCGGAGCATATCGAGTCCAATCCCCCCAATAATCATCACCCTGAACAGCTCCCCCCGGAGTAAAAAAGGTTTTCAGATAGTTCACTTCAGCGTCTTTAGCTGAACCAACTTTCCCGGTTAATTAAATAAATCTATTTAAATAAATATATAACATATTAGGAAAGGGATATTAGGAAAGGGGGGGTGGTCCTATAGGATATATTGGAACATGGAAAGAGGTCGTTTTGAATTCTCCGGGTTTTTATCAGAATATGCCAAGAGAAGGAGGCTATAGCGACCCGATAAAATTCGCAGGAATTAGCTTTGCAATCTACGGTTTATTTACAATGGTCTTTAATCGGAGTATGTTTCCCTTTCAAGGGGAACTGCCTTCTTTTATGGTGCCTGCGTCTATAATAATTACCCCGATTGCAGGTACAATATCTCTATTTATTGAAGCGGCTATTCTCTATTTTTTGTTCAGAACCCTGGGAGGATCAGGGACTTACGAAGGAACGGTTAGAATTACAGCCTATGCGACTGCCGTACTGTCGTTAGCCTGGATTCCGTATATAGGAATAATCTTCGGACTATATAGTGTATACCTTTATGGCATAGGGAGCACTTTCGTCCATAACATAATCCTTGGGAAGTCCTCCTTATTAGTGCTTCTGCCAGCTATAATGATCTTTGTAATCACCATGCCACTGGTGGCCCTGTATGCTGGCATGGAGGTCCTGACTTAAGGAGGAAGACCTAAAGAACTATTTAGAGATAAAGTTGAAAGCTCCGAGTTGCGACACGGAAGTA
This window encodes:
- a CDS encoding sodium-dependent transporter; protein product: MSEIKTDEREQLASRIGFLLISAGCAIGLGNVWRFPFITGKYGGAAFVLVYLVFLLLLGLPIMIMEFSIGRAGRKNIAGAIRALEPSKSKWHIVGYLGILGNIILMMFYTTVAGWGFAYLYREATGAFNGLEPAEIGSMFGAFLGSTGELIFWMAIVVVMGFFICSLGLQKGVEKAGKVMMSGMFIMLLILVAKSVTLPGASAGLAFYLKPDFSSLSGEAIYAAMGQAFFTLSLGIGSMAIFGSYIGKERSLTGESLHVMALDTIVALLAGMVIFPAAFAFGVDVGTGPGLVFVTLPNIFNQMLGGQIWGTLFFLFLTFAAMTTVIAVFENIMAFTIDEWGWTRKKAALINGIGIFILSLPCALGFGPWSSFAPLGEGTVVLDLEDFILSNNLLPLGALVFVLFCTNGFGWGWSNFIKEADTGEGIKFPKWIKPYVTYVLPLIILIVFVMGWKDVILKLLA
- a CDS encoding YIP1 family protein, translated to MNSPGFYQNMPREGGYSDPIKFAGISFAIYGLFTMVFNRSMFPFQGELPSFMVPASIIITPIAGTISLFIEAAILYFLFRTLGGSGTYEGTVRITAYATAVLSLAWIPYIGIIFGLYSVYLYGIGSTFVHNIILGKSSLLVLLPAIMIFVITMPLVALYAGMEVLT
- a CDS encoding amylo-alpha-1,6-glucosidase — its product is MSGIWLGADSFSSYEAGIEKEWLVGNGLGGYASSTVIGAASRTYHGLLVAAPKGASGRFLLLSSLDEELSCGEEVFSLAVHKYPGTVHPEGFSYLDKFSLTPFPVWVYRVGDFTVKKKVFMVYGKNTTVVLYEIKCGREEARLRIYPLVNARSFHATTRSGDLDFFQEIETNGLRLESSNGFVFRIKSNLEYHPDPRWYYNFEYGAELKRGLAFQEDNFNPGFFEIGVKKGTSRFFVASSMEDISSLSLEDADELYTRAVYRQNLLAYNSMLSEPFALKLLRATDPFIVKHPTTGEKSVIAGYPWFSDWGRDAMIALPGLTLVPRRFEDARSILANFSRNCRRGLIPNSFPALGGAPVYNTVDASLWFIQALGRYFAYTKDLVFLSDVWNTMEDIIRHYSQGTDFGIGMDSDFLIRQGPQLTWMDAKVDSRAVTSRAGKACEINALWYNALKITSELGELLDMDTANYESLAEGAASNFEALFWNSEYNCLFDTVSTDTTDEAGNPLKDPAIRPNQILAVALPHTMLTPYKEKAIVDRVEQDLLTPFGLRTLSRDHPHYTGHYRGDPKTRDRAYHNGTVWPWILGAYVKAYRKVHNNSKESLEDMRSLLLGFDKQLEEAGIGSISEVLDGDYPYSPGGCPAQAWSVAEILRAYVEDVLGTKP
- a CDS encoding iron-sulfur cluster assembly accessory protein, yielding MIEVTDRAAAELKELLDQENKPDIALRIFVAGIACSGPQYGLALDEEIKEDDVTMESNGIKLVMAKDIQKNFPDGSIDFVEDENGKGFLIRNPNAGGCGTCGGCH
- a CDS encoding nascent polypeptide-associated complex protein codes for the protein MFPGMGGRGMNPAKMKQMMKQMGINTRELNDVEEIIIKTADSNIIIENANVTIMTVQGSDTYQIVGDAREVPKELDIPEDDIKLVMEQTGVSEEEAREALKNSTGDLAEAIVALSSA